The proteins below come from a single Mycolicibacterium sp. TY81 genomic window:
- a CDS encoding VOC family protein — protein sequence MLRQEISDAVNPLGWRLVLGAVYTEVPVVGLGAAAALAAAVVEETGPEAQGHLTVDVRADRIVMRLRSADGVTAHDIALARRISESLAERGAATTPGDVAVQAIEIAIDAMDIPAVRPFWKAVTGYVDEAGPSDLSGGLVDPAGRGPALWFQQMDVPRPQRNRIHLDVDVPHDRASARIAAALAAGGVLLSDRAAPAFWVLADAEGNEVCVCTWQGRD from the coding sequence ATGCTGCGGCAGGAGATTTCGGATGCGGTAAATCCGCTGGGGTGGCGCCTGGTGCTCGGTGCCGTCTACACGGAGGTGCCGGTGGTTGGCTTGGGCGCGGCGGCGGCGCTCGCGGCCGCGGTGGTCGAGGAGACCGGCCCAGAGGCGCAGGGCCACTTGACGGTCGACGTTCGCGCCGACCGGATCGTCATGCGGCTGCGCTCGGCCGACGGGGTCACCGCGCACGACATCGCGCTGGCACGCCGCATCTCTGAATCACTCGCCGAGCGCGGCGCGGCGACCACGCCGGGCGACGTCGCGGTACAGGCGATCGAGATCGCGATCGACGCCATGGACATCCCCGCGGTGCGCCCGTTCTGGAAGGCCGTCACCGGCTACGTCGACGAAGCGGGGCCGTCGGATCTGAGCGGGGGACTCGTCGATCCCGCCGGCCGTGGCCCCGCCCTGTGGTTCCAGCAGATGGATGTGCCACGGCCGCAACGCAACCGCATTCACCTCGACGTCGACGTCCCGCACGACCGGGCGTCCGCACGCATCGCGGCGGCACTGGCGGCGGGCGGGGTGCTGCTCAGTGATCGGGCGGCACCCGCGTTCTGGGTGCTCGCCGACGCCGAAGGCAATGAGGTGTGTGTCTGCACCTGGCAGGGCCGCGATTAA